A region of uncultured Desulfobacter sp. DNA encodes the following proteins:
- the rfbG gene encoding CDP-glucose 4,6-dehydratase — protein sequence MKVGTKLFSNSYDGKKILITGDTGFKGSWLVSWLLELGAEVYGLSNGIVSMPSHFDIAGLHNHIRHFDIDIRDLSKVERAIRQIKPDFVFHLAAQALVRLSYQDPITTLTTNILGTANVLESLRHLENACTGVIITSDKCYDNVEWTWGYRETDALGGKDPYSASKGAAELLIRTYAASFFADKNSGVKIAAARAGNVIGGGDWAQDRIVPDCMKAWSKNERVEIRNPNSTRPWQHVLEPLSGYLLLGKFLDGDSSLNGEAFNFGPSSNQNYTVGELITEMQNNWENAEWKDTSMDSDSVHESGMLKLCCDKALHLLEWEPVLSFDETVELTVEWYKKYYDYPENVFMTTRDQLNKYVDMAIKRGLSWTRN from the coding sequence ATGAAAGTCGGCACCAAATTGTTTTCAAACAGTTATGATGGCAAGAAAATTCTAATAACAGGGGATACCGGTTTTAAGGGCTCTTGGTTGGTTTCATGGCTTTTAGAACTGGGTGCAGAAGTGTACGGCCTGTCAAACGGGATTGTTTCTATGCCTTCTCATTTTGACATTGCAGGATTGCATAACCATATCCGACATTTTGATATCGATATCAGGGATCTCAGTAAGGTAGAACGAGCCATTCGACAGATTAAGCCGGATTTTGTTTTCCATCTTGCAGCCCAGGCTTTGGTCAGGTTGTCCTATCAGGATCCCATAACTACTCTTACTACCAATATCCTGGGAACTGCAAATGTTTTAGAATCGTTGCGTCACTTAGAGAATGCTTGCACCGGGGTTATTATTACTAGTGATAAATGCTATGACAATGTGGAATGGACTTGGGGATACAGAGAGACAGATGCCTTGGGAGGAAAAGACCCATATAGTGCGTCAAAAGGGGCAGCTGAATTGCTGATTCGTACATACGCAGCCTCTTTTTTTGCAGATAAAAATAGTGGTGTTAAAATCGCAGCCGCAAGAGCTGGCAACGTCATTGGTGGTGGAGATTGGGCGCAGGATCGTATTGTGCCTGACTGTATGAAAGCCTGGTCGAAAAATGAGCGTGTTGAAATCCGAAACCCAAATTCAACGAGACCTTGGCAGCACGTATTGGAACCTCTCAGTGGTTATCTTCTCCTGGGTAAATTTTTGGACGGTGATTCATCATTGAATGGGGAGGCTTTCAATTTTGGTCCTTCTTCGAATCAGAATTACACGGTTGGCGAATTGATAACGGAAATGCAGAACAACTGGGAAAATGCTGAGTGGAAAGATACATCAATGGATTCGGACAGTGTTCATGAGTCCGGTATGTTGAAACTGTGCTGTGATAAAGCACTTCATCTTCTGGAATGGGAGCCTGTGCTGAGCTTTGATGAAACGGTTGAATTGACTGTTGAGTGGTACAAAAAGTACTATGATTACCCAGAGAATGTTTTTATGACCACCCGGGATCAGTTAAATAAATATGTTGATATGGCAATCAAAAGAGGACTCTCATGGACTCGGAACTGA
- a CDS encoding sulfotransferase domain-containing protein, protein MTLAEKVRIVLKKIMKNPSFIKEVYCYLKNDCYALLGRYKYRYPIIFIAGLPKSGTTWVQTELARVPGYNMRPTNDPDRCTENHDVCKTVFCSLPLNRYSVLKLHTRYTPTNYNTIIESVPRFVVMIRDLRDMCISRYFHVKNEHTHRHSLLYNQMSEEDGIMHCIGILEEEYVPWVKNWAEVIRKKEFPILFVQYERLNQNPVQVFRDIFSFFELPISKDVEKKVQSSKIRKGHDLGSELSKNQLAFSNISTKRKGIIGDWKNHLTHLHKKKFKEIAGDLLIELGYEKNHEW, encoded by the coding sequence ATGACCCTTGCAGAAAAAGTACGTATAGTTTTAAAAAAAATTATGAAAAATCCTTCTTTTATTAAAGAAGTGTATTGTTATCTCAAAAATGATTGTTATGCGTTATTAGGACGTTATAAATACCGGTACCCTATCATTTTTATTGCCGGGCTGCCAAAATCAGGAACTACCTGGGTACAAACAGAGTTAGCAAGGGTGCCGGGGTATAACATGCGTCCGACAAATGATCCGGATAGATGCACCGAAAATCATGATGTCTGCAAGACGGTGTTCTGTTCCTTACCCTTAAACAGATATTCCGTTCTTAAATTGCATACAAGATATACACCCACAAATTACAATACCATCATTGAGTCTGTGCCAAGGTTCGTTGTGATGATAAGAGATTTAAGGGATATGTGTATTTCACGATACTTCCATGTAAAAAATGAACATACACACCGTCATAGTTTACTATACAACCAAATGAGTGAAGAAGATGGTATCATGCACTGTATTGGTATCTTAGAAGAAGAGTATGTCCCCTGGGTGAAAAACTGGGCAGAGGTTATTCGGAAAAAAGAATTCCCGATTTTGTTTGTTCAGTATGAGAGATTGAACCAGAACCCTGTCCAGGTCTTTCGAGATATATTTAGTTTTTTCGAATTGCCGATAAGCAAAGACGTGGAAAAAAAAGTTCAGAGTTCAAAAATAAGGAAGGGCCATGATTTAGGTTCTGAACTATCTAAAAATCAATTAGCCTTTAGCAATATAAGCACCAAACGAAAAGGAATTATCGGGGATTGGAAAAACCATTTAACCCATCTGCATAAAAAGAAATTCAAAGAAATTGCAGGAGACTTGCTAATTGAGTTAGGCTATGAAAAAAATCATGAATGGTAG
- a CDS encoding cobalamin-dependent protein (Presence of a B(12) (cobalamin)-binding domain implies dependence on cobalamin itself, in one of its several forms, or in some unusual lineages, dependence on a cobalamin-like analog.), translated as MENALSHGMRMPCKNIIQRVLLVQPPAFSNNLRTDMNPNIPLGLAYIGAVLEKGGYDVSILDALIEGFDREERVSSEKIRVGLSSSDIENLVRRASPDVVGISSMFTSQRKNVHELAGIVKKVNPKIPVIIGGAHPTAVPDALLEDSNIDVLVMGEGENTIIPLLECIENGRDFSNLDGVAYRDSQGRFVFQPKTSYIRDLDSIPFPARHLLPMEKYFSVGIRHGGYGKGKRSISIITSRGCPYRCNFCTAHKVFTRRPRLRSAENVLTEINQAIKAYNIDEIFFEDDQLLSKRSRILELLDGLRKFELLWDTPNGVSPWLLTDEVLKKMRESGCYRVNLAVESGSQDVLKNMINKPVHLEKVPKVVQSIRKFGMTPGMFIVAGNIGRERVETLEEVRESFQFARKVRIFPHVSILTAYPGAEVLSIAEEKGYLVPGFDWDNLVINKPQLQTPEWTPAQLKRVVDQEMVKTRWWLFLASPKMSILNVIKSFIRNPIQTTKEALLFIKRSIFT; from the coding sequence ATGGAGAATGCTTTATCCCACGGTATGAGAATGCCTTGTAAAAATATAATTCAAAGGGTGCTGCTTGTCCAGCCTCCAGCTTTTTCCAATAATCTTCGGACAGATATGAATCCGAACATCCCTTTGGGGTTGGCATATATTGGTGCTGTTCTTGAAAAGGGGGGCTATGATGTCAGTATCCTTGACGCATTAATTGAAGGGTTTGATAGAGAAGAGCGGGTTTCGTCTGAAAAAATTCGTGTCGGTTTATCTTCCTCGGACATTGAAAATCTTGTCAGAAGGGCATCTCCAGATGTTGTTGGTATCTCCAGCATGTTCACCTCCCAAAGGAAGAATGTTCATGAGCTGGCCGGGATAGTAAAAAAAGTTAATCCCAAGATCCCAGTGATCATTGGTGGGGCTCATCCTACGGCTGTCCCAGATGCCTTATTGGAAGATTCAAATATTGATGTGCTCGTAATGGGGGAGGGAGAGAATACTATAATCCCCCTATTGGAGTGTATTGAGAATGGAAGAGATTTTTCAAACCTTGATGGCGTTGCCTATCGTGACAGTCAAGGGCGTTTTGTTTTTCAACCTAAAACTTCTTATATCAGGGATCTTGACTCCATTCCTTTTCCTGCCCGTCACTTATTACCCATGGAAAAATATTTTTCAGTGGGGATTCGTCATGGTGGATACGGAAAGGGAAAAAGGTCAATTTCAATTATAACATCCAGGGGATGTCCTTATAGGTGTAATTTTTGTACAGCACATAAGGTTTTCACAAGGCGTCCGAGATTAAGGTCCGCGGAAAATGTACTGACCGAAATTAACCAAGCGATAAAAGCATATAATATCGATGAGATTTTTTTCGAGGATGACCAATTGCTCTCCAAGCGATCTCGGATTCTTGAACTATTGGATGGGTTACGGAAATTTGAGTTGTTGTGGGATACCCCGAACGGCGTCTCTCCTTGGCTGTTGACTGATGAAGTTCTAAAAAAAATGCGGGAATCCGGTTGTTATAGAGTTAATCTTGCTGTGGAATCCGGTAGTCAGGACGTGTTGAAAAATATGATCAACAAGCCTGTTCACCTGGAAAAAGTTCCAAAGGTTGTGCAATCCATCCGGAAGTTCGGGATGACTCCAGGTATGTTCATCGTCGCTGGAAATATTGGTAGAGAGCGGGTTGAAACTTTGGAGGAAGTGCGGGAAAGTTTCCAGTTTGCTCGGAAAGTGAGAATTTTTCCCCATGTTTCCATTCTGACGGCGTATCCAGGAGCTGAAGTTTTATCTATCGCAGAAGAAAAAGGGTATTTAGTCCCGGGTTTTGATTGGGATAACCTTGTAATTAACAAGCCTCAGCTTCAGACCCCGGAATGGACTCCGGCACAACTGAAACGTGTCGTGGACCAGGAGATGGTTAAAACAAGGTGGTGGCTCTTTTTGGCTTCTCCTAAAATGTCCATATTAAATGTAATAAAAAGTTTCATCCGGAATCCTATTCAAACAACAAAAGAAGCGCTTCTTTTTATTAAAAGGAGCATTTTTACCTAG
- the rfbF gene encoding glucose-1-phosphate cytidylyltransferase translates to MKTIILAGGFGTRLSEYTGRIPKPMVEIGGQPILWHIMNIYAYYGYNDFALALGYKAEVIKEYFLHYYSLKSDFVVSLADGKAQFLNEKKVDWRVSLIDTGLNTMTGGRVKRLKKYIGNETFMLTYGDGLSDVNIEKLIAFHKHHGKMVTVTAVHPAARFGALDISEDQYVRAFKEKPQTDQGWINGGFFVVEPSFFDLIEGDSTVLEESPLECAAQLGELKAYTHNGFWQCMDTVRDRNTLEKSWQEGRAPWKVW, encoded by the coding sequence TTGAAAACTATCATTCTTGCAGGCGGTTTTGGAACAAGGCTTTCAGAGTACACCGGAAGGATACCAAAACCCATGGTGGAAATTGGCGGGCAGCCCATATTATGGCATATTATGAATATTTATGCCTATTACGGATATAACGACTTCGCGCTTGCACTCGGTTATAAAGCCGAAGTTATAAAAGAATATTTTTTACATTATTATTCCCTTAAGTCTGATTTTGTTGTCAGTCTTGCCGATGGGAAAGCTCAGTTTCTTAATGAGAAAAAGGTGGATTGGCGGGTATCATTAATTGATACAGGCCTTAATACCATGACAGGTGGAAGGGTTAAAAGGCTTAAGAAATACATTGGGAATGAGACTTTTATGCTGACTTATGGTGATGGTCTCTCCGATGTAAATATAGAAAAATTAATCGCCTTTCATAAACACCATGGGAAAATGGTAACCGTCACAGCGGTTCATCCCGCAGCAAGATTCGGGGCTTTGGATATTTCAGAAGATCAATATGTCCGGGCATTTAAAGAAAAACCCCAGACGGATCAGGGATGGATAAATGGCGGTTTTTTTGTGGTGGAACCCAGTTTTTTTGATCTGATTGAAGGTGACTCCACCGTTCTTGAGGAGTCGCCGTTGGAGTGTGCAGCACAGTTGGGTGAACTTAAAGCCTATACGCATAATGGGTTTTGGCAGTGCATGGATACTGTAAGGGACAGGAATACGCTTGAGAAATCGTGGCAAGAAGGCAGGGCTCCATGGAAAGTGTGGTAG
- a CDS encoding DegT/DnrJ/EryC1/StrS family aminotransferase, producing the protein MIRLSKSTIGNSEKQAVLEVLGHEYLGMGKEVDNFERMLADYLGRQVVCVNSGTAALHLAFQAIGLHPGDEVLVQSLTFIATYQAISATGASPVSCEVDPKTITLDLNDAEKRLTDKTKAVVPVHYASGVGDLNEIYAFAEANGLRVIEDAAHAFGTHYQGKVVGSFGDIVCFSFDGIKNITSGEGGAIVTEDQNILKIVKDARLLGVEKDTEKRYKGERSWHFDAKIQGWRYHMSNLMAAIGCEQLKRLPETIKKRDFIKTMYLDLFQKIQGVEPLLLDYKNIVPHIFVVRVTDGKRDGLRRFLLENDIECGVHYFPNHMLTKYKSSFSLSVTEQVYGELLSLPFHLDLTQADLEYIVAKIKEFFDA; encoded by the coding sequence ATGATTCGTCTTTCAAAGTCAACTATTGGAAATTCAGAAAAACAGGCCGTTCTTGAAGTATTGGGACATGAGTACCTTGGGATGGGTAAGGAAGTCGATAACTTTGAAAGAATGCTTGCTGACTATTTGGGAAGGCAGGTTGTCTGTGTAAACAGTGGAACGGCTGCCCTTCATCTTGCATTTCAGGCAATTGGTCTGCATCCTGGGGATGAGGTTCTGGTTCAGTCTCTGACTTTCATTGCTACATATCAAGCAATATCCGCAACCGGGGCAAGCCCTGTCTCATGTGAGGTTGATCCAAAAACAATCACGCTTGATTTGAATGATGCCGAGAAACGTTTAACAGATAAAACCAAGGCGGTTGTTCCAGTCCACTACGCCAGCGGCGTAGGCGATTTGAACGAGATTTATGCCTTCGCAGAAGCCAATGGTTTGAGAGTCATAGAAGATGCCGCCCATGCTTTTGGAACTCATTACCAGGGTAAGGTGGTCGGGAGTTTCGGCGATATCGTGTGCTTTAGCTTTGATGGGATAAAAAACATTACTTCCGGAGAAGGAGGGGCCATAGTCACTGAAGATCAAAATATTTTGAAAATAGTGAAAGATGCCCGTCTCCTTGGCGTGGAGAAAGATACCGAAAAGAGATATAAGGGGGAGAGAAGCTGGCATTTTGATGCCAAGATCCAAGGCTGGCGCTACCATATGAGTAACCTTATGGCCGCTATTGGTTGCGAACAGTTAAAACGGCTGCCAGAGACCATTAAGAAAAGAGATTTCATAAAAACAATGTACCTTGACCTTTTTCAGAAAATTCAAGGTGTTGAGCCTCTGCTGTTAGATTATAAAAATATAGTTCCCCATATTTTTGTGGTGAGAGTTACAGACGGTAAACGGGATGGCCTTCGGCGGTTTTTATTAGAAAACGATATTGAATGTGGCGTTCACTATTTCCCAAACCATATGCTGACAAAATACAAATCCTCTTTTTCTCTTTCTGTAACAGAACAGGTGTATGGAGAACTTCTTTCTCTACCCTTCCATCTGGACCTCACCCAAGCAGACTTGGAATATATCGTTGCTAAAATTAAGGAGTTTTTTGATGCCTGA
- a CDS encoding dTDP-4-dehydrorhamnose 3,5-epimerase, giving the protein MDSELMPGVLLTPLNRIRVDKGDILHAAKVSDPGIKAFGEAYFSIIRSGEIKAWKRHRDATLNLIVPVGEIRFVLYDDRLCSAKQGETFSVILSLENYYRLTVPPMLWMGFQGVGPESNMLLNIADIPHDPDEADRLDVDCIGYDWTNK; this is encoded by the coding sequence ATGGACTCGGAACTGATGCCGGGGGTGTTGCTGACACCATTAAATAGAATCCGCGTGGATAAAGGTGATATTCTCCATGCTGCCAAAGTTTCGGATCCAGGGATAAAAGCTTTTGGAGAGGCTTATTTCTCAATAATAAGGTCAGGAGAGATTAAAGCGTGGAAACGCCATAGAGATGCAACGTTGAACCTGATCGTTCCAGTTGGTGAGATCCGATTTGTTTTGTATGATGACCGGCTCTGTTCTGCTAAACAGGGTGAAACATTCAGCGTTATTCTTTCATTGGAAAATTATTATCGCCTAACTGTGCCCCCCATGCTTTGGATGGGATTTCAGGGCGTTGGTCCTGAATCTAATATGTTGTTGAATATTGCAGATATTCCCCATGATCCTGACGAGGCGGATCGTCTTGATGTCGACTGTATTGGGTATGACTGGACAAATAAGTAG
- a CDS encoding TIGR04326 family surface carbohydrate biosynthesis protein, with amino-acid sequence MELIVWDSDEHPSPPDDTIVVYWNGFENEQVPQSIYIPSLVEKDADELKAQYLSWVYDFGEQRVGGRKIVERMKIRSGFSYWWMTIIADKCNWAVSFQISNAIKLMAFEKICLKYSPEKIVLYSQDEALAEACSLWLKRIKVDFQWKNSRKKDSVSKFSKDKMVEWMPYPIQALIVLIQKIVIECPLRKVGLEEIRHFDSKLTFFSYFSKPDQDAFVKGQFRSMYWGNIDTLLGKIPEKIAWIHKYVKHPFVSNAFQCRRLLKRLNQFEDGKQVHTTMAAALNGPIIFKTLIDFIKVIRIGLRLNRICDCFKPAGSELDFWPLFKQDWGKSMFGSWALQNCLDLNLMEATIGQLPKQKMGFFLQENQPWEKALSYVWKEKGHGKLVGVPHTTICYWDLRYFNDPRSCQAGGPEPLPDLSALNGPVAIKNFCQTGYPKEKIVEVEALRYLYLNDIVEAKQQSKLPQNTLKVLVLTDYSKQVTIQQMQWLEKARPLLNRNVFFVIKPHPNCPVRLQDYPLLEGDAIVSTDFISEVLTDCDIAYTSTATSAAVDAYCAGVPIISMLDGKSLNLSPLRDVEDVCFVTSPKALAEKLITEIPQRKDKIKPYFFLGTTLERWEEILYQLMEDADRT; translated from the coding sequence ATGGAGTTGATTGTTTGGGATTCCGATGAACATCCCTCTCCCCCCGATGATACTATAGTTGTCTACTGGAATGGGTTTGAGAATGAACAAGTCCCCCAAAGCATATATATTCCTTCATTGGTTGAAAAAGACGCGGATGAATTAAAAGCTCAATATTTGTCCTGGGTTTATGACTTTGGAGAACAAAGAGTCGGGGGGAGAAAGATTGTTGAGCGAATGAAAATTCGCTCTGGATTCAGCTACTGGTGGATGACAATAATTGCCGATAAATGTAACTGGGCTGTTTCTTTCCAGATCAGTAACGCCATAAAGCTAATGGCGTTTGAAAAGATCTGTTTAAAATACTCCCCTGAAAAGATTGTTTTATATAGCCAGGACGAGGCCTTGGCTGAAGCTTGCTCGTTATGGCTTAAAAGGATAAAGGTTGATTTCCAGTGGAAAAATAGTAGAAAAAAAGATAGCGTATCAAAATTTTCAAAGGACAAAATGGTAGAGTGGATGCCCTACCCAATACAGGCTCTTATTGTGCTAATTCAAAAGATTGTTATTGAATGTCCATTGCGAAAAGTTGGATTGGAAGAGATCCGGCATTTCGATTCAAAGCTTACATTTTTTTCTTATTTTTCTAAACCGGACCAAGATGCATTTGTAAAAGGTCAGTTTCGATCAATGTATTGGGGAAATATTGATACTCTATTGGGGAAAATTCCGGAGAAGATAGCCTGGATACATAAGTATGTAAAGCATCCGTTTGTTTCAAATGCTTTCCAGTGCAGACGGTTGTTAAAGAGGCTGAACCAATTCGAAGACGGTAAACAGGTCCACACAACCATGGCCGCAGCGCTTAATGGCCCCATCATCTTTAAAACATTGATTGATTTCATAAAAGTTATTAGGATCGGCCTGCGTCTAAATAGAATATGCGATTGCTTCAAACCGGCGGGTTCAGAATTGGATTTTTGGCCGTTGTTTAAGCAAGATTGGGGCAAGTCAATGTTTGGCAGTTGGGCTCTGCAAAATTGTCTTGATTTGAACCTTATGGAGGCGACAATTGGACAGCTGCCCAAACAAAAGATGGGTTTTTTTTTGCAGGAAAACCAACCTTGGGAAAAAGCTCTATCCTATGTCTGGAAGGAAAAAGGCCATGGGAAATTGGTGGGGGTCCCTCATACGACAATATGCTATTGGGACTTGCGCTATTTTAATGACCCAAGGTCATGTCAAGCAGGCGGCCCAGAGCCCCTTCCTGATTTGTCCGCTTTGAATGGTCCAGTCGCTATAAAAAATTTTTGTCAAACTGGATATCCCAAGGAAAAAATAGTTGAGGTTGAAGCGCTGCGATATCTGTATTTAAACGATATTGTTGAGGCTAAACAGCAAAGTAAGTTGCCCCAAAACACCTTGAAGGTACTTGTTCTTACCGACTATTCCAAACAAGTCACTATTCAGCAAATGCAGTGGCTTGAAAAAGCAAGACCCTTGCTGAATAGAAATGTTTTTTTTGTGATAAAACCTCACCCAAACTGTCCCGTCCGATTGCAAGATTACCCCTTGCTGGAAGGTGATGCCATCGTTTCAACCGATTTTATATCAGAGGTTTTAACCGATTGTGATATCGCCTATACCAGCACGGCCACATCTGCTGCTGTAGATGCTTATTGTGCCGGTGTCCCCATTATTTCAATGCTGGATGGAAAGTCATTGAATCTGAGCCCGTTACGGGATGTTGAAGATGTCTGTTTTGTGACAAGCCCAAAGGCGTTGGCTGAAAAGCTGATTACGGAAATTCCACAGAGAAAAGATAAAATAAAGCCCTACTTTTTCTTGGGGACAACATTAGAGCGCTGGGAGGAAATATTGTATCAGTTGATGGAGGACGCGGATAGGACTTAA
- a CDS encoding glycosyltransferase family 2 protein, translated as MPEGQPLVSVIMNCLNGEKYLREAIDSVYAQSYQNWEIIFWDNVSSDKSAEIAQGYDEKLKYFRGETTISLGAARNLALEKANGELIAFLDCDDLWMPDKLQKQVPLFNQPAVGLVFSNSINFNDKGQARKNYRGWQPPSGNIFRQLLSGYFLSILTVVVRRSAIDDLEEWFEPEFVFAEEADLFLRICYQWNAEYIDDVLAKRREHKDGWTWKLKSTDSVYSINETFIRESYLIIDKLKQIPFFEHKFQKEIYVFIQNIKRDEAALEMERGNKKECRRLLKPYIKKNVIFMILFAISFFPFELFLLLKQIYYKVVHEITP; from the coding sequence ATGCCTGAAGGTCAGCCGCTGGTTTCAGTGATCATGAATTGTTTGAATGGTGAAAAGTATTTGCGGGAAGCCATAGATTCTGTTTATGCTCAGAGTTATCAAAATTGGGAAATTATATTTTGGGATAACGTCTCTTCTGATAAAAGTGCCGAAATTGCACAGGGATATGATGAAAAACTTAAGTATTTCAGAGGGGAAACAACAATCTCACTGGGCGCGGCTAGAAACCTGGCCTTAGAGAAGGCAAATGGTGAGTTGATTGCCTTTTTGGACTGTGATGACCTGTGGATGCCCGATAAGCTTCAAAAACAGGTCCCTTTATTCAATCAACCGGCCGTTGGGTTGGTGTTCTCCAATTCAATCAATTTCAATGATAAAGGCCAAGCCAGAAAAAATTATCGAGGGTGGCAGCCGCCATCCGGCAATATATTCAGACAACTGCTCTCTGGATATTTCCTTTCAATCTTAACTGTTGTGGTCAGAAGAAGTGCCATAGATGATCTGGAAGAATGGTTCGAACCTGAATTTGTTTTTGCTGAAGAAGCAGATCTTTTTCTTAGAATTTGTTATCAGTGGAACGCTGAATATATTGATGATGTTCTGGCTAAACGGCGTGAACATAAAGATGGATGGACTTGGAAATTAAAAAGTACGGATAGCGTCTATTCAATTAATGAAACATTTATCAGGGAAAGCTATTTGATCATAGATAAATTAAAACAAATACCCTTTTTCGAACATAAATTCCAAAAAGAAATTTATGTTTTCATTCAGAATATTAAAAGAGATGAAGCTGCTTTAGAAATGGAAAGAGGGAATAAAAAAGAATGCCGTAGGCTTCTCAAACCATATATAAAAAAGAATGTAATATTTATGATACTATTTGCTATTTCATTCTTCCCGTTTGAACTTTTTTTACTGCTAAAACAAATCTATTACAAAGTTGTTCACGAAATAACACCATAA